The DNA sequence CCTCTTTTAAAGTAACTGTACACAATGTGAATATTAGCAATGAAAGGGTCAATTTCGTTATAAAAGAAGTCCAGATTACGTCTCCTTTTGTTCGTGTACCTCGACATTGACCACAATCGTCTCGTTACACGGTTTCATGACGCTATTAATACTTTCAGCTTGCACACTATTAACATCGCCATCTTTCACGTGTCCATTACTTTCTACACTGACTACTATATCTCGAGGCTTGTCCTCTTCCTTCGACACTTCCGGTTCGTCCGTCGTTTCCTCCAAGATCTCGTAATTACCCGGTTTTACCGAGGACATTCGGCTAACCGGCGTTTGCGAGCTCTTTATCTGACGTATTATCGAATCGGCCTCGCTTACCTTGTTCAGCGCTTTCAGCATATTGTCTGGCATATGGTCCTGTATCATCACTGGGCTTATCAACACCTCGTCGAAGTCGCATGGACCCGCCCAGAGGGCTTGGTACACCGGCTCGTGCTTGTGTAACATTTGTCTGCAATAGGAGAAAAGAATTCGGAGATAAACGATGGAATTTGTCTGTGAAAGAAATCTCTTGAAAAGATAAATTCTATGAAACGCTAGTCGCTACGTAGGGTTCATGCGATCAAATGCATTCGCGGATGTGAATATCCGAGATAATATCGCGAACTATGTATAGAGTGATCGTTTCTTAAGCGACCTGATCGCCTTCAAAATTCGAGATATTCCTCAAGCATCGGtgtcaaatttaaaaaacaatcgcACCGATCATGTTATCAAACGATTATTCCGTGCGTGAAACGCGCGATTGCTACGTATCGCGTAATGTAACATCGTGTACAATGTTTCTATGTGCAAATCTGAGTCATGCAATCACGGATATAAAGACTTCAGTTGCTGTTGCTTGCACGAGAGTTTTTCTGTCAGGCGACAGTCGGAATGTGCGATGTAGTAGTTCGAAAGGAAGAAAGTGTAGAATATGAATCCAAGGTACACATGCGGGCACATCCTCAAGATGCAATTACCCAAGGCAATCCTGAAAAGGTAAACTTTTCGATAAACGTACCTCCAGCGGCTCTCATACTTCTGCCTAGAAACGGAAAACATCCTCGATTAAAATTCATCCTTAATCCACCTACGAAGCTACGAAACCTACGAACATCGCGTCGTAACTGATCGCGTCTGTGTTCTAAACGACACGAATGAAAAATCGAGGATACGTGAACAGGCGAACTTACTCTCCTTTGTTGGGATGATGTCGAACGACGTGTATGATTCGACCAGGGGGATACAGAGGCCTGTGCAAAGTCAACGCGATGCTGGAGTCGCTTGGAACAACTGTCTGCGAACGAGCTAGGTCCTTGTCCCTTTGGTACTCGCTGATACATCCACCAGCTTCCAAATTCGCAGCCGAGGTAGGGGTGGAACCGCAACCGCAACACATCACCGAGCACGCTATCGTTTTCCACTGAAATGATCGTTTCGATTGATGGCTTCCCTCTCTGCTGACTACGCAACAGCACTCGCCGCTCTTGTTGCTAGATCCTAACGCGTTTTGCGGCCATTATTAGATCGCTGAAACGTCGTTTTTCTACGGTTTCAAATTAGCTGATTGTGCCTCGTGTTTTTCACTCCGTTCTAGATTTAGATCGCGTGAAAGAAGCAGCGATTCGCTCTGATGCCCGTGTCGAATATTTAACAGAGCGACAATAAAACTGTTCCAACTTGGGTATTGACGTCATGAATCAATGCGATACCCGCATTACTTTTTTATGAGTTTAATCCACGAAATATCGTAAAAACTGCTGAATCTGTGAACGTAGTATCGGGGGAAGCTTATGCAAATGTTGGTCTAGGTCGTAGGTGTTTCGGTCGGGAACAAGATAAGAGAAACAGTTCAAGTTTGCCGTGACTCGCCGCTGAATAGCATTTTCTAAGTGACATTTCGTGCACGTATCTAgggtatatttaaaaatttcgtaTAGATCTGTGATCAACTTATCCGATGTCAATAGGTAAAAGTAACACAGACTTCTATAAAGTATATCCAagtggatatatgaaaagatCGTAAGAGGCAGGGTAATTCGAGGTTTCAGAGCTCGCTAAATTCGAAGAGTTAAGGTGTCAGCTTAAAATtagataaattaattttacgacCAGGGTTTTCGAAACGAGATGGTGAAATAGGGCAACTGATATCGAAGTTTTATGCTAGTTACAAGCGCTGCACTCTTATTGCAGCTCTACGTCTTCCACCTGTTCGGTAAAAAAGGATGTACCTTCGGATCGACGCTCCTTTTTATGGCATTGATAAGATCGGCTCTTAAGCTCTCCATCTGTCTGAGACCTATCCTAGGCACGACATCTTTCCCGACTACCACGGATGTAATAAATTCCTGCGAGTATTGCTGAGCAGGCATGCTCAAGAGACCACCCGGTGGAGCGAACGAAAAGCACACCAGGTCAGGGTAGTCCTGCTTAAGCAGAATCGCTAAGATAGCCGCAGTCCCGGCTCCCAGGGAATGGCCAACGAGTGTCAGACCGAATTGATGGGTTTCCCTCGAGGTGTCCTGCAACAGTAATTTCATTCCTTTCCAACTGCGAAGATTTTTAACATCGATCAGTTGTATCGAAACAATCGTCAAACGCAGAAATTTAATCCGGgaaatttctgcgaacggacGACTCGACTAAATCACGTCGAAGATTAAACGGGACGACGAGAAAAACAGAAAGATTTCCATTCATTTCGATTCTCGGagtattaaatttaaattttaatcatcGACACATACGTAGCAGgtagtttcttttttattttctaatattGTAGATTGGTCAAGgctgaataattaattaaattcaaaaGTTGGTTGTTAGAGACTTTTGATCTTTACTTGAAAGTGTAATACATCGATGGGAATGAAATTCGAAGCTAAAGCAAAATGACGCGTACGAGGATAAATGTAACTGTAGAactttatattttctattagaCATTGTCATTtacttattgatatttttaattcgttAAAAGACGATGTATAGGCTTATGACTTCCTTTTTTCCTTAATTATGGAAACGTACACGATTACTAGAATTACCTAGCATATACATTTTTAAACATCAAACGAGATTAAAATAGGAATAAAACGGGTGACTAACGAAGGAAAAATATGTAATGCAATTTTTTACGTATTTACTGCGTTATCTCTGTCAGTTGACGTTGTTCGTGACGCGAAATAGGTACCGAGCACGATAATGAAATGTAATTATTCCGTTCAACAAGTTGATATACACAGAAAGCAAACACGGTATTTGCATTTAAGCAAGCGATAACGAGAAATAATACCTTAGCAAGCGCCCTGGTTATAATTTCCTCTTCGAGCAGCTTTTTTCGAATATATTCGGCCGCTTGGACCATCCCCTTATGTCCCAACCAGTCGTCTCTCGGTGGTGACAATGGTAACACTTCACCCTCCGCGTTCAAGTCCGTTAATACATCCTTCATGCTGAGGGTTCCTCGTATACTCACGACAACCTTGAAAAAAGGCAGCAGAAAATTGGTAATTAACCGTCCTCAAGTTCGCTCGAGTTCGGGTAAAGCGACCTTTAAACCCTATCTTAGCAGTCGAGGATTAAAGTCTTCTATAGAATTTTAACAAGAGATATATTTAACAAACTATTGGTTTTTAATCATTTCGATCCACTTCCTTCGCCGCGTTAAAACCCTCCGGTTCCCTTCCACGTGTCTTATATCTCGAAATCGAAGAAAAGCATACGGGAAAtggaattgaattgaatttcctTTCGTTCATAACCGAGACTCGCATTTTATCGAGTAATCGTGGAATTATACAGAAACGGTTACGCGCTAAACCCGAGGAGAATATAACGGGATTAAGGAAAATGGCGCGACTTATTCATTACAGATTAAACTACAATCCTGTCCCCATGATTTTATACACATACACATATACATGTAAAACAGCATTTACGGATGTCACCGCGATGAAGTTCGTTATGCTGACGCGTTTAATAGCTGTTGAAAAATTCATGAAGGCGCTAAGCGGAAATCGCTTATTCCGCGATCAAATTGCCAAAGCGACAGCTCGACGCGATTCGCTTTAATCGTCGTGGCTCGTCCGATCGAAATGATCGAAATGGCTCGCGGATGAACATCATCGCGAGACATCTAAGCTACGTCTAATCTTCCCCTCTAAGTTTTCTCTGTCCCTCGAGCAAACGCGGTTCGATGCATGCGAATCAATGAGGAAACGCGCGAAACCTTTTTCTTCGTGTAATCGAGCGCGACGAAGAACGGCGTCTCACCGACGTCGACGTGAAAAGTCGCATAAATGACCTCCACCTCGGCGACGTCGACCATCTTTCTTAGCGCCGCGTAATTGCACTGGCAACAATTGTCTTCCACCACGGTCGCCCCGTCCTCGTGGCCGCCGCACGGGAAACAGCCGCATCGTAATCTGCCACAGAGATCCGGCCAACTTATTTTCTCCGATGCTTTCGCTCCAGGCAGAAATTAATCCGGGCGTACAAATGCTTACAGGCGTTTCGCGCTACGGTTACTCGACGGTAATTGATTCGATCAAACGCTCCGGTGCAAAAACACGCGTCTTAAGTGAcactttaacacgttgactgccggcGAGTCCAGATTGGTAGAAATATATGTGACAATGCAACGAGTACGGCACTGAATGAACGTCAATAGTGGTTGGCACTCAGGACGAATGTAGGTAATATTTATGATAGAGACGAATGTCAACAACATGAGTACCATAAATGTCATGAGTAGCAGAAATAAAGTACCTGGCCCACCCAAGGGAAATGCGTGAATGAGAAGGAAAGTCGGTGTACGAAGAAAGATATTTAGAATGAAAGGATTAAATAGGAGTGTAAGTCAGAGTTTAGTTTTAAAGCAGTGTTCTGTAGTCGATCGTCAGTGTCAGTGGGCAAAGTATAAGTTAAGCGTCTAGTTATTGTTTAAATTAAccttttttgttattaaaaggTCTTCGTTTCCGTCAACCGCCCAACAATTCCTACGTgtataatttggaaaaaaaaaatgagtcgTGCGAAACCGTTGTGCACTCCAGTGCCACTGGGATTCATCGGCGACTCTTTGTGCTTAAAGAATTTTTTTGTGGTGAACAGCAACTCGAAGATTTTTTTTATACCTTTGTATTTTTGCTGACACTTCTAATagcgaaataaaaaaagaaaagcatgTATAGATTTTCATGTATAGATATGCTTAATATATTTATCGTTTCGTACTCGTTATTTAGATTATGGCATTAAAAGAAATGGCGACTGAAACTCGCCtctcgagtacaaagggttaaatttgGTTACACACATTTATTCGTTGCGAATAATAGttcaacattatatgtatatcgtatAATACAAAATTCATCGTGGCGCCATGGATAAACAACGTAAAATACGccgcagtcaacgtgttaagtaTCTACGATCTATAATACAAGTAGCCCTCCTACAGCACGACATCTTATAACGCAGTTTCGCTGTAACACGATAGGATAAATTGCGAAACATCGCAATAACGCTGCAACCTGTAACAGGATTTCGCTCTAACacgataataaaaaaaattgcgaaaatcTTTGTAACTTCTACAGCActagataatataatttttgtttaacacATTTAAATCAGTGCAAGGATCGAACTCTCCACTTTACAAAAACCTTATTAAAAGTTAGCGTACAATGCTATTTCACGGTGTTATTTCACGCCTATCGGTACACCTAGCCTACAAGGAATAATACCTAATAAGCGGCGCAAAATTATAGATTTCAACCGATTTGACTTCGTTCCACGTTTCACTACTTTCATAAATctcatttataccgtaaatttcTTCGTTAACAGCAAAATTGGTATACGGAGTAAAGGAAAATGAATAAAGATCTATAACTCTCCGTTGCTTGGAGGAACAATAGCGTATGTAAATTGTGCCGGGGAACGTACAATCGAAAAGAAATCGAAGAAATTTCTGGAATATTTACGTGCGTTTGTGGAATAAAGGAGCGAGAGAATTCGTTAAAAGAAAAATCTGCGCAAGGAAAACTGTAGCGGATATAATTAAAAACCGGGCGACGATCGATTAAGCGATTTTGTCGAGcaaccacgcgaaacatcgcTGAAAATCAATTGATGCCGTACTTACACAACTATGACAACGTGCGCGGCACGTTCCCGATGACATTACCTTGTGCACAGCTGACAAAGACCGGTGGAATGACTAACGAGGAACATGGGCCAGCCATAAGCAGCGAGGGCGAAGTGCATGTAATGAATGGCCGACTGGAAGTGGCCCAGATCACCATCCTCGGTCAAGGACAAGAATTTAGTGCGAGGAGTAACTGGCACACCGGACAGAAACTCGTACGTATCGTTCTTTCGTTGCTTCACTATCAGTTCCCGTTCGATTTTCTGGAACTTCCTCAATAGCACCAAGCCGGCTACCACATCTGAAGGAACCACGTCAAGGTCGCGGAAGAAATCGCTCAATAGCCTCGCAATGTCCGCGAATGAATTCTAAGGAACGAAGcttttattggcaatggatcGGTATTTTTTAGGTCGGTGCAAAATCTTTGTCGCGTTTAATAAGAAGCACGATCGAAATTTTTAATCGATAAATTAACATCAAGGTAGTCGAAGAAAGGAGGTCGATGAAATTGTAACGAGCGATgaggaaataatttttagacCGATCGATATTTTCCTTTCGTCGTGTGAATCCTTTtagtttattgaaaaaaaagtaTTCGAATATTTTTCGGAATATCGTCTTTGTTTCATAAATCGATTCCGTTAAAATTGACGAAATGTAAGAGTGCAAATTTATTCGCAGAAGCTGATCTACAGATTTCGCGATATCGCCCAATGAATTAATATAATCGCGTGTAGCCGCGAAAATAATGGTATGGTTGATGGAACTTCTAGGTAGTGGTGTAGTACTTCTTGCTACCTCTCTTCGTTGAATAGAAATCAATAACGTTGCTTAAAACGAAGGTAGGTAGGAAAAGATCAAATCTTTTGTACCGACCTAATAAATTTCTTTGGCGAATTTGCCTTACTCCTGGGGCCACTTACTCGGTTTCTATCGGAATTGCCCATGCAGCAGAACAGAATCCTACATCTGTTGTCCCAGCTATCCTGGTATGCTTGTATAACTTTCCTAAAACCGTCAAATGTCCGTGCTTTTAATAATTATCGTTCTAATCCGATTGCGAGTAATTTCTGTATCTCGTATCGTAAGTAGTAAGTAGTGTCTGAgaaataacaaaaattcacCGCAAATTCACGGACAATTTTTTCTTCCAATAGATGAAAGCGTTTCACGCGCTTTGAAGCACCCGCTGGATTAACTCGATTGACAAAAGTCCATTGTAAACTATTTCTCGCGAGGCAACAAGGAGTATAAAGATGCCAGTAGTAACGGACAACAATAAGTCAGACGTCGGAAATGAAACGCGAGAGTCCGTAGGTCGTTACCTTTGTCGCCAGTTTCTGTTCCTGCTACCGCTCCGATTGTAATGTAATTTAGCGCATCTCGATTCCGCTTCCCTCATGCTTCGTTGATATTTCTTCATTTTCACCCACGACCTGCCCGCGGCGTCGTACGTACACCACACCGTAACCATCACCGACGCCAATACGCACCAATTTGATATCACTAAACCTGCGATGCAAGGGTGAGTTAAAATCGGGTTGTTTAGGCTATAAGTGGAAGAACGTTTGCATGTGTTTAACGATTCAAGTTATTACGAACATATTGCAGGAACCACTGCGACATAACGCAGAAGGTTTTAGGAGGAATGAAATTTATTCGTTATGAAATTGAACGAACGCGAGTTGGTATTAGTGTAGTATTTTGTGTAGTATTATTACGGTACGGAATTAGACTAATACGAGTTAGCGTTAATACAGTATTTTTCACATGCGGTATTAACCACTTGACATACAAATAAAATGCGCGTCGACGCGTTCGTAGGATATCATTTAATTTGGCTCAACTGTGGCCGCTTATGTGCAAGCTTTGAAACAGAAcgttttattttcgaattcacAGTCGATTGCGAATTGCGAAGCAGGCAACTTGGAATGTAAGACACAAGCATTATAAATATCTGTATTAAACGtgtggaagaaattttttttatatcctATAAGACACTTTCATCGAAGACATTTCCGTCTCGGAGACTTCAAAGTCTATAATAGCACATGAAATGAATGACGTTTCACATACGTCATTGTAtgtcaaaaagaaaaaaacaacgtcagttttataaaagaaaatccGTGAATTTCTACTTTTCTGTAGCCagaaaatcgtcgagtgcaaaggattaatataGTATTGTTATAAGGATTTCTCGCGTCCATAAACTACAAAATTTGTTAAATACGCGAAATAAAGGTTATTAGGATTAGattaaattatttgttacttGCACTTTTTTGTTAAATACACTTCATATTTTTTATGATAAGCTTACCTAACATTACGTCTCTAATTTGGCCGACGGGACAGGTTTGGTAGTAATGTGTCAACCATGTTACACCTGCGCACAGCCAGCCGGTTTCTACCAATAAAAGAACTGAAACAAAGTTTTATAAAGTTCGTACTTTCGATCCGTCTATGATTTGTAGTATATGTACGAGATACGAATAAAATATCAAAGTATAACATCGAGATGCATCGTATCTTTTTCCCTGCATGGAAATCTCTCGATCTATAACGttgcattttttcatgaaaCGATGCAACTTGTTCTTAATCCTGCTTCGTGACGATGTATGTTAAACTGGTACACCGCAGTTTGTAATCCTTTTAACTGCAACTTACACCTTAAGTAAGGCGGTCATCGTATATAGGAACGGTTCACTTTAGTTCACGTTTTCCCACAAAAACGAGCTTTAGAGTAGATGCACGACGATGCTAGAGCAAAAGAAAATcggagaaaaatgaaattttagcaCCTCGTAACTCTATTATATCTTATATTTCTGTAGTTCTGTAGTTCTGCGTTTTGTTAATTTCTATCTCAACATTCCGTCTTTCATACGCCTCCTTTCACCCTTTAAATGCTCGCTTAAATTTATGGAAATGCAAGCTCGGGTATTCATGGTTGCGATGAATACATTTTTGGCGTTATTTGCCAGTAAGTTGCCGCTAAAGAAGAGCCGAGGAAAATATCTGGGTCGCGTGAAACTGTGTCTTGTGAATGTCAGTTTCTTGACCACGGACGGTCGCCATTTCTTGGATAAAAGAAAAGTACGTCAACGTGAACGCCGTAACTTCACGCCGGATAAGGATTGAAGGTATCGACGATGCTTTCTTCGAATATCGAGCAAAGGATGGCTTGCCTGCAAAAGCATAGCGTGCTTCTTCGCGACATGATGACTTTTGATGGTTTCAGTAGCGCAGCAAACGCGATTGACCTAATTAGTTGCTAATGCGATTGCATAACCAGATAATGTCCAAAATTAATCTAAAGACAATGTTCTAACTCGTTAAAAAGAGGTCGGTATTCTTTTCTATATACTAAGATAATTGAGTACATTTTAAGAGCTTGTTCTAGAAAGTTGATAAGTATAGCCGCGAGGGAGCATGAGGGTAGGGAGAACAAAATTTAGTTCTGCAGGAAGGCTAGTTTCTAAGGACAAAACGGTTTAAAAGAGATAAGAATACCGAATAAAAAGTAAATTAAGCTGCCGTTATGTCTGTTGGACTATGATCCTTGAATTACGATATGAAACAGTAAGAACTCGGTGACAAATGAAGAACGCTGATGAAGATGAGCAAAACAATTACAGATAAAGGTAAATTCTAACCATAAAGAaacaagaataataattaaccaCGTAACCATTGCATaagatacaataataataataatgtatataCAAAACTACAGcgacttttattattattactgtatcgtaaattatacaaatttacTATAAGATAAATTATACAAATAGAGGAAGATAACTCGaatcataaaaatataagaGCGACAATTAAtcgcataactgcataaaataattgtattatcGTTCCATTTGATTAAAAATATCAGTACCCTATATTTTTCACGTATCGACTTTACCGTTTATATCCTCGCGTTTTTATATCCTTATTTCATCCGCGATGTTCCTCGATCGAAAGTTCAAAACGGTAAAACTCGGACTCTGATTGCATCCGTGGCATTTTCACATCGTTCCAAACCGTGTTATCTTCGAGGTCTTCCCTCGAGGTCCTCCGTCTCCGCCGCTGTATTTCCCCGGCATTCGCGCCTGGTATAAGGGAACATCTTTATTTCTGTTTTCACGGCCGCGGTCGACACACATTTCTCGCCACCTCGTTCCAGAGCCGAACAGCCGAAGACGCGTCTGTCGAAATCAGACCAAACGGAcggggaaaaagggaaaataaaAGCAAAGCGGAGTATAAGCTGCAACGGCGGTGGTCTGGCACTCCGCACGCATCCGACCAATCAGCTGTACGTGATCGGAATTTCCACGGAATTTTTCCCAAAGGTGCGCCGGATTCGACCGTGGAACGCCGGACTCGAGTTGGATCGCTTCCAAAACCGTTGATATGCGCCAGTGTGCGCGACCAGCGTTTCTCCGCGTCTTCATTCAGAACACACGAGTGGTCCATCTCGTACGAGTGTATGCAAAATTCACGTGCAACGCACCGATCCATCGATAGTAATTTAACGCACGTGTCTATTTAATGAAGCGTACTCGCCAGAGGGAACAACGATCTGCATCGACATTTTCGGGTTTTCTATCTCTAAATCCTGAAGATATTTAATCGATAGCTATGCTATATGTCTGGGATACATACGTGTAAACATACTCGAGGACATGCGCGCGTTGATTTAATACCAGTAGACATTGCTCCGTGAATTTCGCATCAAACACGGTGTATATTGCGATGTACGTTTAGCGTAACAAAGTGCATCGAGTTTACGCTAAGGACAGGGTATGTGGACGTGATCATCGTTAAGTACAGGTAGTCCTCCTACAGCACGGCACCTTACAGCACGGTT is a window from the Lasioglossum baleicum unplaced genomic scaffold, iyLasBale1 scaffold1540, whole genome shotgun sequence genome containing:
- the LOC143220767 gene encoding diacylglycerol lipase-alpha-like; this translates as VTVLGILLGILEWDRNVTCILLLWEYVVGYLAIFVVSMMVEFSICFLATRGSILDTAARAPMQYVLYVRLFLLLVETGWLCAGVTWLTHYYQTCPVGQIRDVMLGLVISNWCVLASVMVTVWCTYDAAGRSWVKMKKYQRSMREAESRCAKLHYNRSGSRNRNWRQRKVIQAYQDSWDNRCRILFCCMGNSDRNRNSFADIARLLSDFFRDLDVVPSDVVAGLVLLRKFQKIERELIVKQRKNDTYEFLSGVPVTPRTKFLSLTEDGDLGHFQSAIHYMHFALAAYGWPMFLVSHSTGLCQLCTRLRCGCFPCGGHEDGATVVEDNCCQCNYAALRKMVDVAEVEVIYATFHVDVGETPFFVALDYTKKKVVVSIRGTLSMKDVLTDLNAEGEVLPLSPPRDDWLGHKGMVQAAEYIRKKLLEEEIITRALAKDTSRETHQFGLTLVGHSLGAGTAAILAILLKQDYPDLVCFSFAPPGGLLSMPAQQYSQEFITSVVVGKDVVPRIGLRQMESLRADLINAIKRSVDPKWKTIACSVMCCGCGSTPTSAANLEAGGCISEYQRDKDLARSQTVVPSDSSIALTLHRPLYPPGRIIHVVRHHPNKGEQKYESRWRQMLHKHEPVYQALWAGPCDFDEVLISPVMIQDHMPDNMLKALNKVSEADSIIRQIKSSQTPVSRMSSVKPGNYEILEETTDEPEVSKEEDKPRDIVVSVESNGHVKDGDVNSVQAESINSVMKPCNETIVVNVE